From a region of the Flavobacterium branchiarum genome:
- a CDS encoding FtsL-like putative cell division protein, which yields MKNGVFDILKARFLINDDAVKNWRFIVFIILLAIIMIANTQRYEQKVFEIAKLNNDVKELRSEFVDRRSELMKLKMESTVSEKMLAKEIYPSTVPPIKIEVKKEKEKSFFKRIWQ from the coding sequence ATGAAAAACGGAGTATTTGACATATTAAAAGCAAGATTTCTTATCAATGATGACGCTGTGAAGAATTGGCGTTTCATCGTTTTTATAATCCTGCTGGCAATAATAATGATTGCAAATACACAACGATACGAACAAAAGGTTTTTGAAATTGCAAAATTGAATAATGATGTTAAGGAATTACGATCAGAGTTTGTGGACAGACGATCGGAATTGATGAAGTTAAAAATGGAGTCGACAGTATCGGAAAAAATGCTTGCTAAAGAAATTTATCCATCGACAGTTCCTCCAATTAAAATAGAAGTAAAGAAAGAAAAAGAAAAAAGCTTTTTTAAACGCATATGGCAGTAG
- the mraY gene encoding phospho-N-acetylmuramoyl-pentapeptide-transferase, translating to MLYYLFEYLDKTLDVSGTGVFQYITFRSALAFLLSLLLSTIYGKRIINFLRNQQVGETVRELGLAGQNEKAGTPTMGGLIIIFATLVPVLLFAKLHNIYIVLLIVTTLWMGVIGFVDDYIKIFKKDKQGLKGIFKVIGQVGLGLIVGSVLYFSPNVTVRTDTGNSDIYRVQSTTSVIVPALIEEKSTVTTIPFFKNNEFDYAELLAWTGEGYEKWAWLIFIPVVIFIITAVSNGANLTDGIDGLAAGTSAVSVLALGIFTFLSGNIIFSNYLNIMYIPNSGEMTVFISAFVGALIGFLWYNSYPASVFMGDTGSLTIGGIIAVLAIAVRKEMLIVLFCGIFLAESASVIIQVAYFKYTKKRFGEGRRIFLMSPLHHHYQKKGYHESKIVTRFWIVAIMLAILSIVTLKLR from the coding sequence ATGCTATACTATTTATTTGAATATTTAGACAAAACATTAGATGTATCAGGAACTGGTGTTTTTCAGTACATTACTTTCAGATCAGCTTTAGCTTTTTTGCTTTCATTGCTTTTGTCAACAATCTACGGAAAGAGAATTATTAATTTTCTTAGAAATCAACAAGTTGGTGAAACTGTACGTGAGCTTGGACTTGCTGGTCAAAATGAAAAAGCAGGTACACCAACCATGGGAGGTTTAATTATCATATTTGCTACACTTGTTCCTGTGTTGTTGTTTGCTAAACTTCATAATATTTATATCGTATTGCTAATTGTTACCACACTTTGGATGGGAGTAATTGGTTTTGTAGATGATTATATTAAGATTTTCAAAAAAGACAAACAAGGGCTTAAAGGGATCTTTAAAGTTATTGGACAAGTAGGTTTAGGATTAATTGTGGGTTCTGTACTTTATTTTAGTCCTAATGTTACAGTAAGAACAGACACAGGAAATAGTGATATCTATAGAGTGCAATCTACTACTAGTGTTATTGTTCCAGCGTTAATTGAAGAAAAATCGACTGTAACAACTATTCCTTTCTTTAAAAATAACGAATTTGATTATGCTGAGTTATTGGCATGGACTGGTGAAGGATATGAGAAATGGGCTTGGTTAATTTTTATTCCAGTAGTAATTTTTATTATCACAGCGGTTTCAAATGGTGCTAATTTAACAGATGGGATAGATGGTCTTGCAGCCGGAACTTCTGCAGTATCGGTGCTTGCCCTCGGAATATTTACGTTTCTTTCGGGAAATATTATTTTCTCGAATTATCTCAATATCATGTATATACCCAATTCGGGTGAAATGACCGTTTTTATATCTGCCTTTGTAGGAGCATTGATTGGATTCCTTTGGTACAATTCTTATCCAGCATCCGTTTTTATGGGAGATACAGGAAGTTTAACTATAGGAGGTATAATCGCAGTTTTGGCTATTGCAGTTCGTAAAGAAATGCTGATTGTTTTATTCTGTGGAATTTTCTTAGCAGAAAGTGCTTCTGTAATTATTCAAGTAGCTTATTTCAAATATACTAAGAAACGTTTTGGCGAAGGACGAAGAATTTTCTTGATGTCGCCATTGCATCACCATTATCAGAAAAAAGGGTATCACGAAAGTAAAATTGTAACCCGATTTTGGATTGTTGCTATAATGCTAGCCATATTGTCTATTGTAACACTAAAACTTAGATAG
- a CDS encoding UDP-N-acetylmuramoyl-L-alanyl-D-glutamate--2,6-diaminopimelate ligase gives MNILKDILYKVAIESVTGSTDITIHKIDFDSRKIEAKDVFVAIRGTLSDGHDYIQKAIELGATAVICDTLPDVLVKDVTYIKVKDTNSALAFMAANYFDNPSEKIKLVGITGTNGKTTVASLLYQLFKKAGFKVGLLSTVKIVVDETEYKATHTTPDSITINHYLNEMIEAGVTHCFMEVSSHGIHQKRTEALHFVGGIFTNLSHDHLDYHPTFAEYRDVKKSFFDSLPKTAFALSNIDDKNGPVMLQNTVAQKRTYALKTYADYKAQILENQLSGLLLKINDNEVWVKLIGTFNAYNLLAIYGTAIELGIDSLEALRLLSDLESVSGRFQFIVSDSNITAIVDYAHTPDALENVLKTINDIRTKNEQLITVVGCGGNRDKTKRPIMAQIGSELSDKAIFTSDNPRNEDPETIISEMEKGVEPQNYKKTLAITDRKQAIKTACQLAQPNDIILIAGKGHEAYQEVNGVRHDFDDMQIVKEILAQLNK, from the coding sequence GTGAATATATTAAAAGACATATTATACAAAGTAGCTATTGAATCTGTAACGGGTTCAACAGATATTACTATTCATAAAATAGATTTCGATTCTAGAAAAATAGAAGCGAAAGATGTTTTTGTGGCCATTCGTGGTACACTTTCAGATGGTCATGATTATATTCAAAAAGCAATTGAACTTGGTGCAACTGCAGTTATTTGCGATACGTTACCAGACGTTTTAGTAAAAGATGTTACTTATATTAAAGTTAAAGATACTAATTCGGCTTTGGCTTTTATGGCAGCTAATTACTTTGATAATCCATCGGAGAAAATAAAATTAGTAGGTATTACAGGTACAAACGGTAAAACTACAGTTGCTTCATTATTGTATCAATTATTTAAAAAAGCAGGATTTAAAGTAGGATTGTTATCTACTGTAAAAATAGTAGTTGACGAAACAGAATATAAAGCAACGCACACAACACCAGATTCTATTACAATCAATCATTATTTAAATGAAATGATTGAAGCTGGAGTTACGCATTGTTTTATGGAAGTAAGTTCACACGGAATTCATCAAAAACGTACTGAGGCCTTGCATTTTGTGGGTGGAATTTTTACAAATTTATCTCACGATCATTTGGACTATCATCCAACTTTTGCAGAGTATAGAGATGTGAAAAAATCATTTTTTGATTCATTACCTAAAACAGCCTTTGCATTATCGAATATCGATGATAAAAATGGTCCTGTAATGTTGCAAAATACAGTTGCTCAAAAACGTACTTACGCTTTAAAAACTTATGCTGATTACAAAGCACAGATTTTAGAAAATCAATTATCGGGATTATTATTAAAAATAAATGATAATGAGGTTTGGGTAAAATTGATTGGAACTTTTAACGCCTATAATTTGTTGGCTATCTACGGAACGGCGATCGAATTAGGGATTGATAGTTTAGAAGCGTTACGATTATTATCGGATTTAGAAAGTGTTTCAGGGCGTTTTCAATTTATTGTTTCAGATTCTAACATCACGGCTATTGTAGATTATGCTCATACGCCAGATGCGTTAGAGAATGTATTGAAAACTATAAATGATATTCGTACTAAAAACGAACAATTAATTACAGTCGTAGGTTGCGGAGGAAATAGAGATAAAACCAAGCGCCCTATTATGGCACAAATTGGATCAGAGTTAAGTGATAAAGCAATATTTACATCTGATAATCCTAGAAATGAAGATCCAGAAACTATTATTAGTGAGATGGAAAAAGGGGTAGAACCACAAAATTATAAAAAGACATTGGCAATTACAGATAGAAAACAAGCAATAAAAACAGCTTGTCAATTGGCACAACCAAACGATATTATTTTAATAGCAGGAAAAGGACATGAAGCCTATCAAGAAGTAAATGGCGTGCGTCATGATTTTGATGATATGCAGATTGTAAAAGAAATTTTAGCTCAACTAAACAAATAA
- a CDS encoding penicillin-binding protein has product MAVDDKNISYRVYLVAAFIFLMAIGIVVKLTNIQWVEGEYYRKLAKQRTVKNFVIPANKGNIYSADGSLLATSIPNYEIRFDAVAPKTEAFEKNVKLLADSLSVVLGRPSGFYQNELRKARANKNRYFLIARKLSYTDYVKIKGFPLFKLGPYKGGIIIEQETVREHPIGKIAERTIGYDKGGLNGDSTGKGIEWAFRNYLNGKDGKILKQKIAKGQWKPIRDVNEVDPQDGYDVISTIDVFIQDIAHHALLKQLEDYEADHGCVVVMETETGHIKAISNLGRADDGSYYETTNYAIAESHEPGSTFKLVDLMVVLEDKVADTSTVFDTNGGEVRYYGKPVQDSHRGGYGKISLARGFELSSNTVMAQVVYDNYKNNPSKFVNRINSYGLNKTLGLHFQGEGRPYIPQPGDKHWSGVTLPWMAFGYGVSMTPLQTLTFYNSVANNGVMVKPQFVSEIKEWNRTIKKFDVEVLNPKICSPETVKKLRAVLANVVKKGTGSKLYSKDFSMAGKTGTAQVNYGNKDRSGLYYASSFVGYFPADHPKYSCIVVVHKPNTSRNNYYGADVAGPVFKRIAQKIFTDAPSTNEIKTLDAKISKQENNYNAYYTQVQKKQSVPDVKGMSGMDAIALLENLGLKVKAVGVGKVKKQSLQAGGNIAKNTTIVLELS; this is encoded by the coding sequence ATGGCAGTAGACGACAAAAATATATCCTACAGAGTTTATCTAGTAGCAGCCTTCATCTTCTTGATGGCAATTGGTATTGTCGTAAAGTTAACTAACATTCAGTGGGTTGAGGGTGAGTATTATCGAAAATTAGCCAAGCAACGAACAGTGAAAAACTTTGTTATTCCGGCTAATAAAGGAAATATTTATTCAGCAGATGGAAGTCTTTTGGCGACCTCTATCCCTAATTATGAAATTCGTTTTGATGCTGTAGCACCTAAAACTGAGGCTTTTGAAAAGAATGTGAAATTACTTGCAGATTCACTATCGGTAGTTTTAGGGAGACCAAGTGGTTTTTATCAGAATGAGTTAAGAAAGGCAAGAGCTAATAAAAATAGGTATTTCTTAATAGCTCGTAAACTGAGCTATACAGATTATGTGAAAATAAAAGGGTTTCCGTTGTTTAAATTAGGACCTTATAAAGGAGGAATTATCATTGAACAGGAAACGGTAAGAGAGCATCCTATCGGGAAAATTGCTGAACGAACTATAGGTTATGATAAAGGTGGGCTTAATGGAGATTCGACAGGAAAAGGAATCGAATGGGCATTTAGAAACTATTTGAACGGAAAAGATGGTAAGATTCTAAAACAAAAAATTGCAAAAGGCCAGTGGAAACCTATCCGAGATGTAAATGAAGTAGATCCACAAGATGGATACGATGTAATTTCGACAATAGATGTTTTTATCCAAGATATTGCGCATCATGCATTGCTGAAACAACTAGAAGATTATGAGGCAGATCATGGTTGTGTAGTTGTAATGGAAACAGAAACAGGACATATTAAAGCAATTTCTAATTTAGGGAGAGCAGATGATGGTTCTTATTATGAAACAACAAATTACGCTATAGCAGAATCTCATGAGCCTGGATCCACTTTTAAATTAGTTGATTTAATGGTAGTTCTTGAAGATAAAGTTGCAGATACTAGTACAGTTTTCGATACAAATGGTGGCGAAGTTCGCTATTATGGGAAGCCTGTTCAGGATTCGCATCGAGGTGGATACGGTAAAATATCATTAGCACGAGGGTTTGAATTATCTTCTAATACAGTAATGGCACAAGTGGTATATGATAATTACAAAAATAATCCATCCAAATTTGTGAATCGAATTAACAGTTATGGGTTAAATAAAACATTAGGATTACATTTTCAAGGAGAAGGAAGGCCTTATATCCCACAACCAGGAGATAAACATTGGTCTGGAGTTACATTGCCATGGATGGCATTTGGATACGGTGTTTCGATGACTCCTTTGCAAACGTTGACTTTTTATAATTCAGTTGCAAATAATGGGGTGATGGTTAAACCGCAGTTTGTTTCTGAGATAAAAGAATGGAATAGAACAATTAAGAAATTTGATGTTGAAGTTTTAAATCCAAAAATATGTTCGCCAGAAACGGTTAAGAAGCTAAGGGCTGTTTTGGCAAATGTGGTAAAAAAAGGTACAGGATCTAAATTATATTCTAAAGATTTTTCTATGGCAGGAAAAACAGGAACTGCTCAAGTAAATTATGGTAATAAAGACAGGTCAGGATTGTATTATGCTTCCTCTTTTGTGGGGTATTTTCCAGCAGATCATCCTAAGTATTCTTGTATTGTAGTAGTGCATAAACCAAACACATCTCGTAACAATTATTACGGAGCCGATGTTGCAGGTCCAGTTTTTAAAAGAATCGCTCAAAAGATTTTTACTGATGCACCATCTACAAATGAAATAAAAACATTGGATGCTAAGATTTCAAAGCAAGAAAATAATTATAACGCTTATTATACGCAAGTACAAAAAAAGCAATCTGTTCCAGATGTAAAAGGAATGTCGGGTATGGATGCAATTGCTTTACTCGAAAATTTAGGGCTTAAAGTAAAAGCTGTTGGGGTAGGAAAAGTGAAAAAACAATCGCTTCAGGCAGGAGGAAATATAGCTAAAAACACAACTATAGTATTAGAATTATCGTGA